In the genome of bacterium, one region contains:
- the lpxK gene encoding tetraacyldisaccharide 4'-kinase, with translation MPLHNLFQRIADKRIPRTRLERAVQSAMAVVAPVYGAGAWANRALYDLGAKSRTRLPAMVLSVGNISLGGTGKTPFTIWLAEWLRENGRPTAILTRGYGRADEDRLTIVHDGRRLRSNTRQAGDEPVMMARALQRTPIIACSDRARAGRAAIDNLKVDTLILDDGLQHHRLERQAEIILLDATRPITELRLFPRGTLREPLTVLSKAHLIVLTRADQSKRTDRIRREIRRRLPHVPVVRTRIAVSGLMDLSARRARPASDLEGARVLIACGVGNPASVKHTVQDLGATVGAMKVLADHSQVTRADVLAWDSARRRAKADFLVVTEKDAVKLRELGKLPDGILALRTQMEFVSDRDQGLAEKALRARLRAGQLRGYLS, from the coding sequence ATGCCCCTTCACAATCTCTTTCAACGCATCGCCGACAAACGCATCCCCCGGACGCGACTGGAGCGAGCCGTCCAGTCCGCCATGGCGGTCGTGGCGCCGGTTTATGGCGCGGGGGCCTGGGCAAACCGCGCACTCTACGATTTGGGGGCCAAATCTCGCACGCGTCTGCCGGCCATGGTGCTCTCTGTGGGCAATATCAGCCTGGGTGGAACCGGCAAGACGCCATTCACGATCTGGCTGGCGGAGTGGTTGCGCGAGAATGGACGCCCGACGGCAATCCTGACTCGGGGCTACGGCCGGGCCGACGAGGACCGCTTGACAATTGTCCACGATGGCCGGCGGCTGCGCTCGAATACGCGCCAGGCCGGCGACGAGCCGGTCATGATGGCCCGCGCGCTGCAGCGAACGCCGATTATCGCCTGTTCCGACCGCGCCCGCGCGGGTCGCGCGGCGATCGACAACCTCAAGGTCGACACGCTGATCCTGGACGATGGCCTCCAGCACCATCGCCTGGAGCGCCAGGCCGAGATCATCCTGCTGGACGCCACCCGGCCAATCACGGAATTGCGCCTCTTCCCGCGCGGAACGTTGCGCGAGCCGCTAACAGTGCTTTCCAAGGCCCACCTGATCGTTCTGACACGCGCCGATCAGTCGAAACGCACGGATCGCATTCGTCGAGAAATCCGCCGCCGCCTGCCGCACGTGCCAGTCGTCCGGACCCGGATCGCCGTGTCGGGGCTGATGGATCTCAGTGCTCGCCGTGCTCGACCTGCCTCCGACCTGGAAGGCGCGCGCGTGCTGATTGCGTGCGGAGTTGGCAATCCCGCCTCGGTGAAGCACACGGTTCAGGATCTGGGCGCAACCGTTGGTGCAATGAAGGTTCTCGCGGATCATTCGCAGGTCACACGCGCCGATGTCTTGGCGTGGGATTCGGCGCGCCGCCGGGCAAAGGCTGACTTCCTGGTCGTGACGGAAAAGGATGCCGTAAAGCTGCGCGAACTCGGCAAACTGCCCGATGGCATTCTGGCTCTCCGCACGCAGATGGAGTTCGTCAGTGACCGCGACCAAGGCTTGGCGGAAAAGGCTCTTCGTGCGCGTCTGCGAGCTGGTCAACTTCGCGGATATCTGAGCTGA
- the cls gene encoding cardiolipin synthase encodes MWFLNEMTAAASTIHLVMAALTIPRILKIKRNSTSAIAWMFGVAFLPFLGVILFWTIGDPEVRKPLRQLGRGPIHKSDSPVAQTTLARAGVERLQRMLARLGETPSTVGNDVRFFTDAHVFYDHLEEAIEDARHEICFQFYTLRPDECGERFARLLLRKAREGVNVYLLFDAIGSVSLHRRFVHRLREGGVFCHPFLPLNLLRRRIQINFRNHRKLVIIDRRVAFTGGMNVGREYLGRDRALGPWYDCHLRIEGPAARPLVEEFRADWEFTATQRKERLPDRTDWEPTYDSSHETDAEARRRGWVQLVSSGPDQIVNRTRSVLFLAGTRTRQRLWLATPYFVPDDSLMQVLMTAALVGVDVRLLTQNNRPDRWVPYFAMRYYWEPLLKAGVKIYQYQGSMMHAKMFVSDDRLAGVGSANLDVRSLALNFELGMLFYSKQEIQMVERLFEKAFGRSIEVGDPFLDRWAGVRLVENFCRLFQPVL; translated from the coding sequence ATGTGGTTCCTGAACGAGATGACCGCTGCAGCGTCGACCATTCACCTGGTGATGGCGGCGCTGACTATTCCTCGCATTCTCAAGATCAAGCGCAACTCCACCAGCGCCATCGCCTGGATGTTTGGCGTGGCATTCTTGCCGTTCCTGGGCGTGATCTTGTTCTGGACGATCGGCGATCCGGAGGTGCGCAAGCCTCTGCGTCAGCTGGGCCGCGGCCCGATCCATAAGTCCGACAGCCCAGTCGCCCAAACCACGCTGGCCCGCGCCGGAGTCGAGCGACTGCAAAGAATGCTGGCGCGACTGGGCGAAACCCCCTCCACGGTCGGCAACGACGTGCGTTTCTTCACCGATGCGCATGTCTTCTACGATCACCTCGAGGAAGCCATCGAGGATGCTCGCCACGAGATCTGTTTTCAGTTCTACACCCTGCGGCCGGATGAATGCGGCGAACGTTTTGCGCGGCTGCTGCTGCGCAAGGCCCGCGAAGGTGTGAACGTCTACCTGCTCTTCGACGCGATAGGCTCTGTGTCGTTGCATCGCCGTTTTGTGCATCGCCTGCGCGAAGGGGGCGTTTTCTGTCACCCGTTCCTGCCGCTGAACCTGTTGCGCCGACGCATCCAGATCAACTTCCGCAACCACCGCAAGCTAGTCATCATTGATCGTCGAGTCGCGTTTACGGGCGGGATGAATGTGGGCAGAGAGTACCTCGGTCGCGATCGAGCGCTCGGCCCCTGGTACGACTGTCACCTGCGAATCGAAGGGCCCGCGGCCAGGCCACTGGTGGAGGAGTTCCGGGCCGACTGGGAGTTCACCGCGACGCAGCGCAAGGAGCGCCTTCCGGACAGAACGGATTGGGAGCCCACGTACGACTCCTCGCACGAGACGGACGCAGAGGCGCGACGCCGGGGCTGGGTTCAGTTGGTTTCCTCCGGTCCCGACCAGATCGTGAATCGCACGCGCAGCGTCCTGTTCCTGGCCGGAACGCGCACCCGCCAGCGCCTTTGGCTCGCAACGCCCTACTTCGTTCCGGATGATTCGCTGATGCAGGTACTGATGACGGCGGCACTGGTCGGCGTCGATGTGCGCCTGCTGACCCAAAACAACCGGCCGGATCGGTGGGTTCCCTACTTCGCGATGCGATACTACTGGGAACCGCTCCTCAAGGCGGGCGTGAAGATCTACCAGTACCAGGGCTCGATGATGCACGCGAAGATGTTCGTCTCGGACGATCGCCTGGCGGGCGTGGGATCGGCGAATCTCGACGTGCGGAGCCTGGCGCTGAATTTCGAATTGGGGATGCTATTCTACTCCAAGCAAGAGATCCAGATGGTCGAGCGCCTCTTTGAAAAGGCCTTCGGGCGCAGTATCGAAGTGGGCGATCCGTTCCTCGATCGGTGGGCCGGCGTGAGATTGGTGGAGAATTTCTGTCGGCTGTTCCAGCCCGTCTTGTGA
- a CDS encoding dCTP deaminase, which translates to MILSGKQIEQLLGTKIFIEPYEPHLLNPNSYNLRLHDELMVYEDEVLDMKKPPKIKRLVIPPEGLVLEPGRLYLGRTIEHTRTEGLVPMLEGRSSIGRLGMFVHITAGFGDVGFSGFWTLEIAALQPIRIYAGVSICQIFYHQIEGDFETYKSGKYQDNHDIQPSMLYRDFNRNAAPGADEAK; encoded by the coding sequence ATGATTCTGTCCGGCAAACAAATCGAGCAATTGCTCGGCACCAAGATCTTCATCGAGCCCTACGAGCCGCACCTGTTGAACCCGAACAGCTACAACCTGCGGCTGCACGATGAGCTGATGGTGTACGAGGACGAAGTGCTGGACATGAAGAAGCCGCCGAAGATCAAGCGACTGGTGATTCCACCCGAGGGCCTGGTGCTGGAGCCCGGGCGGCTTTATCTTGGCCGGACGATCGAGCACACGCGCACCGAGGGGCTGGTTCCGATGCTGGAGGGGCGATCCTCGATCGGCCGCCTTGGAATGTTCGTCCACATCACGGCCGGATTCGGGGATGTCGGATTCTCGGGCTTCTGGACGCTCGAGATTGCTGCGCTCCAGCCGATTCGCATCTATGCCGGCGTTTCCATCTGCCAGATTTTCTACCACCAGATCGAAGGCGACTTCGAGACTTACAAGAGCGGCAAGTACCAGGATAACCACGACATCCAGCCGTCGATGCTTTATCGGGATTTCAATCGCAACGCGGCGCCGGGAGCGGACGAGGCCAAGTGA
- the recO gene encoding DNA repair protein RecO, translated as MAIERFPAIVMQGYETGETSEVLHIFCGAFGRLSIMAKGLRNPKNRLRGVLQPLASVELTVYLKETSEMGTLKEAAPLQSRDALRGDLERLALGALLVEIASACCEIHQESAQMFDVVQAGLDALEAESQAPATPALHHLLRALSIAGYEPNIDPALLRPWDEGAKPHVFWLDIAEGRIHTTRPQPRTICWPRITNMQDLEFPLPPEAVRALYENQRTELEDLSKLPALETSHAIQLIEGLVRLMQWHLDHPIRSARFWRSMAKL; from the coding sequence ATGGCCATCGAACGCTTTCCCGCCATCGTCATGCAAGGATACGAAACCGGCGAAACGTCGGAAGTGCTGCATATCTTCTGCGGTGCGTTCGGCCGCCTTTCGATCATGGCGAAGGGCTTGCGGAATCCCAAGAACCGCCTGCGCGGAGTTCTGCAACCCCTGGCGTCTGTGGAACTCACCGTCTACCTGAAGGAAACGTCGGAGATGGGGACGCTGAAAGAAGCGGCCCCGCTCCAGTCGCGCGATGCCCTGCGGGGCGATCTGGAGCGCCTGGCGCTCGGTGCGCTCCTGGTTGAGATCGCCAGCGCCTGCTGCGAGATCCACCAGGAGAGCGCGCAGATGTTCGATGTTGTGCAGGCGGGACTGGATGCACTGGAGGCCGAATCGCAGGCACCCGCAACGCCCGCGCTCCATCACTTGCTGCGAGCGCTCTCCATCGCCGGCTACGAGCCTAACATCGATCCGGCGCTGCTGCGTCCCTGGGACGAAGGCGCCAAGCCGCACGTGTTCTGGCTGGATATCGCAGAGGGCCGCATCCACACAACACGCCCGCAGCCGCGCACGATTTGCTGGCCTCGCATCACGAATATGCAGGACTTGGAGTTTCCCCTGCCACCGGAAGCGGTGCGTGCGCTGTATGAGAATCAGCGAACGGAACTCGAAGACCTCTCCAAGCTGCCTGCGCTGGAAACTTCCCACGCCATCCAGCTCATCGAGGGTCTTGTGCGCCTGATGCAATGGCACCTTGACCATCCCATCCGCAGCGCCCGCTTCTGGCGCAGCATGGCGAAGCTCTGA
- a CDS encoding sodium:solute symporter family protein, whose translation MLQVFPVLYLVAVMAVGLSYRRRMTDEATFFLARRSGNVLMLTGSLLATILGSFGVLGISGLAYRMGFVAGWYLWGGVVGLAVLGFWGIGRLKITDVYTLPELLGRTYGRPVRVISAALIVFAWLSIVAAQLIAAGKIVHFLGEASGWQIAAWGVRPFVAGVAVVFIAYTCLGGQHSILRTDLFQAVLLVAALAALLAAGFARPEPLAAVDPALMRFPFSDSMTPMKWLALMLTFGVPFLVGPDIYSRLFSGRSASTGRISVLLAAGLMIPIVLAVVLGGMLARGILGGGATDCDTILLQSASLILSPIWGGLLVAALLAAVMSSADTCLLTISTLVSRDLLGALNLRRGEGASIVVQARWIVLVAGLASLAVALYNPSIVKALMVCYKLYSPAVLCPFLAILLWPGRKFPAWTGAAAVLLGGGTAGLGLILQSEALQLAAFGVSALPIAAGLPWSALQKPNVTQST comes from the coding sequence ATGTTGCAGGTTTTTCCCGTTCTGTACCTGGTGGCGGTGATGGCCGTGGGGCTGTCGTACCGTCGGCGGATGACGGACGAGGCGACGTTCTTCCTCGCCCGGCGATCGGGCAATGTCCTGATGCTGACCGGATCGCTGTTGGCGACGATCCTGGGTTCGTTCGGCGTGCTCGGGATCTCGGGGCTGGCATACCGCATGGGGTTCGTGGCGGGGTGGTATCTCTGGGGCGGCGTCGTCGGGCTGGCCGTTCTCGGATTCTGGGGGATCGGGCGGCTCAAGATCACCGACGTTTACACGCTGCCGGAGTTGCTCGGCCGCACGTATGGCCGGCCGGTGCGCGTGATCTCGGCTGCGCTGATCGTGTTCGCGTGGCTCAGCATAGTCGCCGCGCAGTTGATCGCCGCCGGCAAGATCGTTCACTTCCTCGGCGAGGCCTCCGGGTGGCAGATTGCAGCCTGGGGCGTGCGTCCATTCGTGGCGGGCGTGGCGGTGGTCTTCATCGCCTACACGTGCCTGGGTGGACAGCACTCGATCCTAAGGACGGACCTGTTCCAGGCGGTCTTATTGGTGGCCGCGCTTGCAGCACTCCTGGCGGCGGGATTCGCCCGGCCAGAGCCGCTGGCCGCGGTGGATCCGGCCCTGATGCGGTTTCCATTCAGCGATTCCATGACTCCGATGAAGTGGCTGGCACTCATGCTGACCTTCGGCGTGCCATTCCTTGTGGGGCCGGACATCTACTCGCGGCTGTTCTCGGGCAGAAGCGCTTCTACAGGCCGCATCTCGGTTCTGCTGGCGGCGGGACTGATGATCCCCATCGTGCTGGCGGTGGTTCTGGGGGGGATGCTGGCGCGCGGAATCCTGGGCGGGGGAGCGACAGACTGCGACACGATCCTGCTCCAGTCCGCATCGTTGATCTTGTCGCCGATCTGGGGCGGCCTGCTGGTGGCGGCGCTCCTTGCGGCGGTGATGAGCTCCGCAGACACCTGCCTGCTGACGATCTCCACGCTCGTCAGCCGCGATTTGCTGGGAGCATTGAACTTACGCCGCGGCGAGGGCGCCTCCATCGTCGTCCAGGCGCGCTGGATCGTGCTGGTGGCCGGGCTGGCATCGCTGGCCGTTGCGCTGTATAACCCCAGTATTGTCAAGGCTCTAATGGTCTGTTATAAGCTCTACTCGCCAGCCGTGCTGTGCCCGTTCCTGGCAATCCTTCTGTGGCCCGGACGGAAGTTTCCAGCGTGGACAGGTGCCGCGGCGGTCCTGCTCGGCGGGGGAACGGCGGGGCTGGGTTTGATCCTGCAAAGCGAAGCGCTTCAACTGGCTGCATTCGGGGTTTCGGCTCTGCCAATAGCAGCGGGACTACCTTGGAGTGCGTTACAAAAGCCAAATGTAACGCAATCGACATGA
- a CDS encoding phosphatase PAP2 family protein, translated as MTSSKAALGPEGSTGAFGTDLTRYPWLRHVRVCDWLFIAYMVATGVLILFSVDRLELWWAMLGGRILTIGIVLLAVRRAAETKHWAWRFVRDAYMPIIMAWLYVETGSLNSLIIHDPVDELLSHADEVIFGFQPAKQFYLAFPQAWLSEILNFCYFSYYFIFIGAFVLFWFRTSHRSQFSYQRYLFLTALVMVPCYAWYTMVPTWGPQYVWHELHSRDNFAGYIFKWALDYVLARGERPTGAFPSSHTALSAGFLVLLWRESRPWFWAALPTFIGLWFSTVYIQAHFAIDIIVGIPLGLAAGFAARPLQRRWTDPGLEQEILALPDDPLVKNPYPPPGQTAA; from the coding sequence GTGACTTCTTCGAAGGCAGCACTGGGGCCCGAAGGCTCGACCGGGGCCTTCGGGACCGATCTGACGCGCTATCCCTGGCTGCGCCACGTGCGAGTCTGCGATTGGCTGTTCATCGCGTACATGGTCGCGACGGGAGTGCTGATCCTATTCTCGGTCGATCGCCTGGAGCTCTGGTGGGCGATGCTGGGTGGGCGCATCCTGACAATCGGGATTGTGCTTCTGGCCGTGCGTCGAGCCGCGGAAACGAAGCATTGGGCATGGCGATTCGTCCGAGACGCCTACATGCCGATCATCATGGCCTGGCTGTACGTCGAGACAGGTTCGCTCAACAGCCTGATCATTCACGATCCGGTGGATGAACTGCTTTCGCACGCTGACGAGGTGATCTTCGGCTTCCAGCCCGCGAAGCAATTCTATCTGGCGTTCCCACAGGCGTGGCTGAGCGAGATTCTGAACTTCTGTTACTTCTCCTATTACTTCATCTTCATCGGGGCCTTCGTGCTGTTCTGGTTCCGCACATCGCACCGAAGCCAGTTTTCGTACCAGCGCTACCTCTTCCTGACGGCGCTGGTGATGGTGCCATGCTACGCGTGGTACACGATGGTGCCGACGTGGGGGCCGCAGTACGTGTGGCACGAACTGCACTCGCGCGATAACTTCGCCGGCTACATATTCAAATGGGCGCTCGACTACGTGCTGGCCCGGGGCGAGCGCCCTACCGGTGCGTTCCCGAGCAGCCACACTGCCCTGTCGGCGGGGTTCCTCGTTCTTCTCTGGCGAGAGAGCAGGCCTTGGTTCTGGGCGGCCTTGCCCACATTCATCGGCCTCTGGTTCTCCACCGTTTACATCCAGGCGCACTTCGCCATCGACATCATCGTTGGCATTCCGCTTGGCCTGGCGGCCGGGTTTGCCGCACGTCCGCTCCAGCGACGCTGGACAGATCCGGGGTTGGAGCAGGAGATCCTCGCCCTGCCGGACGATCCGCTGGTGAAGAACCCATACCCACCGCCGGGACAGACGGCCGCGTAG
- the yqeK gene encoding bis(5'-nucleosyl)-tetraphosphatase (symmetrical) YqeK: protein MSVVLAHRWGIDLQRVLLAALLHDLAKPYPKNVQRKLVEKVTIFPMTEEDREHSAIWHGLISAQEAHDRYGVEDEEVLEAIAFHPTGQPEMRPVGMAVYVADFMEPSRSWPGVEPVRREIGSRDMLGAARLVAEGKLTNLNQKGRVPHSRTRAMLEWLDSKNGKGDNRS, encoded by the coding sequence ATGAGTGTCGTTCTGGCCCATCGATGGGGCATCGATCTCCAACGCGTTCTTCTCGCCGCTCTCCTGCACGACCTCGCCAAACCCTATCCAAAGAATGTCCAGCGCAAGTTGGTGGAGAAGGTCACCATCTTCCCCATGACGGAGGAGGATCGTGAGCACTCCGCCATCTGGCACGGATTGATTTCAGCCCAGGAAGCCCATGATCGCTATGGGGTCGAGGACGAGGAAGTGCTGGAGGCGATTGCTTTTCACCCCACCGGCCAGCCAGAGATGCGGCCCGTTGGGATGGCGGTGTATGTGGCGGATTTCATGGAGCCATCGCGCAGTTGGCCGGGCGTCGAACCGGTCCGGCGCGAAATTGGCTCGCGGGACATGCTCGGGGCCGCCCGACTGGTGGCCGAGGGCAAATTGACCAACCTCAATCAGAAGGGGCGAGTGCCTCACTCGCGCACCCGGGCCATGCTTGAATGGCTCGATTCCAAGAACGGGAAAGGTGACAATCGATCGTGA
- a CDS encoding tetratricopeptide repeat protein, producing MDKHTGSESDGGIPPHLPANPAESYDPEKTTPAYYDDFPEVDNRRIDPSPSPWILETQLDVGEGTPVESAKPDSEHAPPGYRLRRVIGIGGIGEVWEATQPSLGRVIAVKRLRGDIYEGGATFGRTPHMFEHAFRQEALTTGSLEHPNIVPVYDFGLDSDGRPLLAMKLVRGEPWDQMIAVDFESLDVMDFLARHIPTLIDVGNAVAYAHSRGIVHRDIKPSQVMVGEFGEVVLMDWGLAVRFIFDESEPKTRDGEELWPSRMIPTTATASNPSGTPAYMAPEQTEKDATSIGPWTDVYLMGGALYALLTGSPPHRAETSADAFALARMGIIERPEDRAPDRTVPKELADLCMQAMAKDPQDRIASAKEFVAALQDFLTGANRRHESIALMRRVVDRLQEIEDDYHALADALNQLERALFLWDGNTEAATWRQHVLAAYARAAIGSKDLRLARVQAERLDETDERARLLEEIAVLEAEQRRAEERLAEAFRQAQEERDRARSARARAEDLVGFMLLDLHTGLRRIGKLDVLQKIAEKAYEYYESFPIDEQGVESLHKRALSLHHIGEVLREQGNLEQALRTFTEFKGLAKQLIERDPENDRWAQDLAEAYSKMGEVLYEQRDLEGTLRAYSSALEVRIPLAAKYPDDFEIQNKLAWVYGGMGTVRWRLDRIEKALDDLHKSIEIREKLIEREPDNPAWKDHLAWSMNCIGPIYMAAGEKSKAVAAYDRAIQLRKDVLHVDPTFASAQRGLAWSYGCIGYLHQQLADYRKAERAYQGALDILRRQAEQDPTNDRLRRDIAWSLGALGNTLQLQGNLEAACAVLEDSVEMQTRLLQKDPSYVSLQKELGWSNYFLGDVYAKLNDMPSALESFLRSLDMREKTRQQKSGNPLNHRDSIRSLLRIGDVQAETGESKTAEDTWKRARSIFEENGSELEELERVVLQAEIALRQGRFDDARPLIQRLRELDDMKLLEHYATSSPTLRGALEKVETE from the coding sequence ATGGATAAGCACACGGGCTCGGAGTCGGATGGCGGGATTCCGCCGCACCTTCCCGCGAATCCGGCTGAATCATACGATCCGGAGAAGACCACGCCGGCCTACTACGACGACTTCCCCGAAGTCGATAATCGGCGCATCGATCCGTCTCCTTCACCGTGGATCCTCGAAACACAACTCGATGTGGGCGAAGGAACGCCGGTCGAGAGTGCCAAGCCAGATTCAGAACATGCCCCGCCGGGCTACCGTCTTCGCCGAGTGATTGGAATCGGCGGAATCGGCGAGGTGTGGGAGGCCACGCAGCCATCGCTGGGTCGCGTGATCGCCGTGAAGCGACTGCGCGGCGACATTTACGAAGGCGGAGCGACCTTCGGGCGCACGCCACACATGTTCGAGCACGCCTTTCGCCAGGAAGCGCTGACCACCGGCAGTCTCGAGCACCCGAACATCGTTCCCGTCTACGACTTTGGCTTGGATTCGGATGGGCGGCCGCTGCTCGCGATGAAACTCGTCCGCGGCGAGCCGTGGGATCAGATGATCGCCGTCGATTTTGAATCGCTCGACGTCATGGATTTTCTGGCGCGGCACATCCCTACGTTGATCGACGTTGGAAACGCCGTGGCCTACGCGCATTCGCGCGGGATCGTGCATCGCGACATCAAGCCGTCGCAGGTGATGGTTGGCGAGTTCGGTGAAGTCGTTCTGATGGACTGGGGACTGGCTGTGCGATTCATCTTCGATGAATCCGAACCCAAAACGAGGGACGGAGAAGAGCTATGGCCGTCTCGGATGATCCCGACGACTGCGACGGCATCGAACCCAAGCGGTACACCCGCCTACATGGCGCCAGAGCAAACAGAAAAGGATGCGACATCGATCGGGCCATGGACCGACGTGTACTTGATGGGCGGTGCACTGTACGCGCTGCTGACGGGTTCGCCTCCGCATCGCGCGGAAACGTCTGCGGACGCGTTTGCGCTGGCACGAATGGGAATCATCGAACGCCCCGAGGACCGCGCGCCGGACCGCACCGTGCCGAAGGAGCTCGCAGACCTTTGCATGCAGGCGATGGCAAAAGACCCGCAGGATCGCATTGCTTCTGCAAAGGAGTTCGTCGCCGCGCTGCAGGATTTCCTGACGGGCGCGAATCGCCGCCACGAATCGATCGCATTGATGCGGCGCGTCGTCGATCGTTTGCAGGAGATCGAGGACGATTATCACGCGCTTGCGGATGCATTGAACCAGTTAGAACGCGCTCTTTTCCTGTGGGATGGAAACACAGAGGCAGCGACCTGGCGACAGCATGTTCTCGCCGCGTATGCACGCGCCGCAATTGGTAGCAAGGATTTGCGATTGGCGCGCGTGCAAGCGGAACGCCTGGATGAGACGGACGAACGCGCAAGGCTGTTGGAAGAAATCGCCGTGCTGGAGGCGGAACAGCGTCGGGCGGAAGAGCGTCTCGCCGAAGCATTCCGACAGGCGCAGGAAGAACGCGATCGCGCGCGCAGCGCACGAGCGCGCGCAGAAGACCTGGTTGGCTTCATGTTGCTCGATTTGCACACGGGGTTGCGACGTATTGGGAAATTGGACGTTCTGCAGAAAATCGCGGAGAAGGCGTACGAGTACTACGAGTCCTTTCCGATCGACGAGCAGGGCGTCGAGTCGTTGCACAAGCGCGCTCTCTCCCTGCACCACATCGGTGAAGTCCTGCGCGAACAGGGAAACCTGGAGCAGGCGCTTCGGACCTTTACTGAGTTCAAGGGGCTTGCGAAACAATTGATCGAGCGCGATCCCGAGAACGACCGATGGGCGCAGGACCTGGCCGAGGCCTACAGCAAGATGGGTGAGGTCTTGTACGAGCAGCGCGATCTGGAGGGAACGTTGCGGGCGTACTCGTCAGCGCTGGAAGTGCGTATCCCTCTGGCGGCGAAGTATCCGGACGATTTCGAAATCCAGAATAAGCTGGCATGGGTGTATGGTGGCATGGGCACCGTTCGCTGGCGCCTGGATCGTATCGAGAAAGCGCTCGATGATCTGCACAAGTCGATCGAAATCCGCGAGAAGCTGATCGAACGCGAACCGGACAATCCAGCGTGGAAGGATCACCTGGCCTGGAGCATGAACTGCATCGGGCCGATCTACATGGCAGCGGGGGAGAAGTCGAAGGCTGTTGCCGCGTATGATCGCGCGATCCAGTTGCGGAAAGACGTCCTGCATGTCGACCCAACGTTCGCGAGCGCCCAGCGCGGACTGGCATGGAGCTACGGCTGCATCGGCTACTTGCACCAGCAACTCGCCGACTATCGAAAAGCTGAACGCGCGTACCAGGGCGCGCTCGACATTCTGCGGCGCCAGGCCGAACAGGATCCGACCAATGATCGTCTGAGGCGCGACATCGCGTGGAGCCTCGGTGCACTGGGGAATACCCTGCAGTTGCAAGGGAATCTCGAAGCTGCCTGCGCGGTTCTCGAAGACTCTGTCGAGATGCAGACCCGGCTTCTGCAGAAAGATCCGAGCTACGTCAGCCTTCAGAAGGAACTTGGTTGGAGCAATTACTTCCTTGGGGACGTGTACGCGAAACTCAATGACATGCCGTCGGCGCTCGAGTCATTCCTGCGATCGCTCGACATGCGCGAAAAGACGCGACAGCAGAAATCCGGCAACCCGCTGAACCACCGCGATTCCATTCGGTCCCTGCTGCGCATCGGCGATGTGCAAGCCGAGACCGGCGAATCCAAGACGGCAGAGGACACCTGGAAGCGAGCGCGTAGCATCTTCGAGGAAAACGGTTCGGAACTCGAAGAACTGGAGCGCGTGGTGCTGCAGGCCGAGATTGCCCTGCGCCAAGGACGCTTCGACGATGCCCGGCCGCTGATCCAGCGACTGCGCGAGCTGGACGACATGAAGCTTCTCGAACACTACGCCACGTCTTCGCCAACTCTGCGGGGCGCGCTTGAAAAAGTGGAGACGGAGTAG
- the rsfS gene encoding ribosome silencing factor yields the protein MMDAIQRAIQAARLADSKKAEDIDVLDLRGVCTFTDAFVICTGATRLQLKAIGDAIVNGIKEIDNSTPLQDGARSSTWAVLDYGDFVVHIMSPESRDYYRIEDIWGDGKAIDWAGKEVAVSE from the coding sequence GTGATGGATGCCATCCAACGGGCAATTCAGGCCGCGCGCCTGGCCGATTCAAAGAAAGCCGAGGATATTGACGTCCTGGACCTGCGGGGAGTCTGCACGTTCACGGACGCGTTCGTAATCTGCACAGGCGCCACGCGCCTGCAGTTGAAAGCCATCGGCGACGCCATCGTCAACGGCATCAAAGAGATCGACAACTCGACGCCGCTGCAGGACGGCGCGCGCTCCTCAACGTGGGCCGTGCTGGACTACGGCGATTTCGTCGTGCACATCATGAGCCCGGAGTCGCGGGACTACTACCGCATCGAAGACATCTGGGGCGACGGCAAGGCCATCGACTGGGCCGGCAAAGAGGTGGCTGTCTCCGAATAA